CTTGCACCCTGTAGAGACGTTTTTGGAGAAATATTTCTCACTAGCTAGCAGGCTTTCTGAAGTTGGCTCTCTGGCTTCACCTAAACTATCAGTCgtaaaattttattttctacaaCCCTTTTTACCATCAGAATTCCCCAAAACTACAATACAATGAAAAGTTGTCTGTTCAGTGACAAATGCAGTTATGAAGTATTACAAGTGAGTCTAAATTTCCCCCAAATTActtcaaaaaagcaaaacaccAAGTGCATTAAGTCtcagtgttttaaatgtacCATCAAGATTtcacaaactaaaactagaacGGCTGTATGAggtggcagacccacgcctaagcagcgccaccgaggaactcatgctcccattgattactatggtgtaaTTTCAAAGCCCGAGAAAAAAACGAACGGGTgcgtggatcatcaccaaaatctaatcgattcgtCCCTGTCACTAttccaatattccctgaaagtttggtgaagatccgacggagttatcttgtacatatacaaacaaacaagcgaacaaacaaagaaacaaagaaagatacagaaccctttacataaccccctgccgatttaaTCGGCGTGGGTAATAACTAATTAGCATACAAACTTACAGACTGAATCTTACGTCTAAGCTGGGTTACATACCACTCCGAGGGTGAAGTAGTTGAAGAAGTAGTCGTTACATTTAGAAGGGACCTGCTTATGAGGCGATGGAGAGTGGATCTTCAtctagaaataaaacaaaagaagacaaaaatgacaataaacatCTCAGTTTTAATTCTAAATGAACTGTTTTCAGGTTCTGTAGCCATGGAGGTACTTCCTCGTTTATTTGAAGACACATTTTTGGCCACACAATAAGCTAAATAAATTACTTACTCTCCTTCTGCTCTTTTAAAGCTTCCTGTGAAGAAAACTTTCCTTTCATCTTTATATAATAACGTTTTGTCTGTGTCTTGTGCTGGCAACGTGGGGTAGGTTTATCAGAGCTGTTTTGCCAATTGtttctggaaagggttacattAACCAAAAGAACATGCAGGCTTATATGAGATCTTAGAAAGCTTTGCAGGGAATTAGAGTTTTGACAGTTAGAAATTTGATATTATGTTGTAAAACATGACTtgaaaaagcagagagaaacaTTGCAGCCCAACTTGTAAGCACCTGTAGCTTAATAATTCATATGGCTAccagtttaatttaaaagaatCTCTTCTGATCCTAGGTGGAAAATAGAGCCACGGCACCACACAAGAGATTTCAAGAACAAAAGCAGCATCAACAAGTACACTCTGAAGCTGACATTTTCCTACCTTGTCCTCAGACTTGTAAAAGACTTTGTGTGGCGAGCCCAGAGCTCCCAAAACATCCTGACAGGAGTCTCCAAAGTAAATGTTTCTTTCTATGGACCTCACTTTAGCATCAGCCATCACACCGGGCCCACAACCTGCAATCACatatttgaaaaagaaagaaaatgctgATTACACAAGAATATCCACTATAAAAATTGATGAGCTCTGTTATGGGGCTGATACAGAATCTGTAAACTAAGGACAAATATGGATCCATGCTTGGTGATATGACTGTCTGACTtaaaaaatgagacataaaTTTATTGCATTCTTTAtgacatatatttatataaatatccAGAAGAGTAagagaaatgaagaaaagaaaatactagtgaaaaatgctaaaaatcaggcattaaaaaaaaaatctccaattCATCTGACAGAATTTTAGAGGCAATGTAAGAGAAACACTTCCGTAACATGCTGTCTTGTAAATTCTGAGTTCTCAGGCCTcagggagaatgttacctgcagTGAGAAGGCGAAGTTTAAGTCCAAGAGGTCCTGCCTGGTCTCTCAGGACATCCACGCTGTCTGCGTATATGTTACCCAGGAAACAAGCCAATGGCATCACTGGAGCTCTGAAGAAAGGGGGGAACAAAGTGCATTTGTCTGAGCGTTTCCCctgtttatcatttttaaatgcagtcaGAAAAACTGTAATTATTGTGTCATCCTGAATAAAACTGGACTTCTGTAGTGCATAAAATGTTAGTCCAAATggagttatttttttatcaaatttctGGAAGTCAGACAAACACACCTACATAATGCATTTGGAGGTTGATTGATTTTCTCTTGCATGTATACGCCTTAATCAAACCCAAACTGGACTAGGTGTTTTGCACATTCTCCACAGCTTCTGCACCAGGCTTCGACTCCGAAACCCAACAACATAAATGTTATCACAGAAGTCACACTGGCGTCTGTATTTGGAGAATACCATCAGCTATAGACATACAGTATTCTGCATTTTTACCAAAAGTAAAGCTCAGGGCATGTATGAGGTATGGCTCTCTAATAATGAGACAGttcttatgaggataaaaccacgtggttcacagtcacagcgagtgttatatattaaaggttgggtattcatGCACAACTGCTGTACGTTTCCAATAAGTGCTGTTTTTAGTTCACTGCTACCTGCTGACTGAAGTGCACGTGTTTTTGCTAAGGCCTCGGAAACTGATTACCTTTTAAGTTAAGCAATGCATTAACTTGGAATTTTTGTTGAGATTGAACTAAACAGCAGCTGAATCATTTGTACGTGTATgaggaacactgcatgtcacattCACGTGTGTTTGAAGATTTAGTGAAGGCAGAGACCATGAACGTTGTGGGCACCcagcacatcaaaaacttcaaCAATTTCAGCAAATCATTCTAAATAATTGATGAACCAGCATAAGAatgacagcagaaatgttcTAAAGATGAAGAGACAGTTTCaattttgcttgaaaatttgaaaatgaaaagtgtgtcaaaagCAAAAATGCAAGCTAATTTGTGATGTTTTGGAACTTAAAATTTTAGATCATGTTGAATaatagaaaacaaacattttgccCCCTTGGGTAGAGGTAGTGTTTCTGTATCTTCATGTGAGTGGGTGCATATGTTACCTGGTTTCTTGCAGGTTGTTGCCAGTGTAGATGTGCATCCTCTTGACCATTGCCCCATGTGGAATCTGCAGGGAGGCCAAACCCATGGCAAAGTTAGGCTGCCAAGGCAAAACAACTGGGAGTAGTACAAGATTGGGATAAGCCGTGTCTGTATGAGCACATTCATAACTTTATACCATAAGAGTTCACTGCAATGATTCTCAAGCACTGAAAGATGTGGTCAACTGTGATCAAGTGCTGTAAAGTAAAACACCTCTCAACACGGACTGACCTAAATACCTCTGCTCCAGAGGGGAAAACTCAAACACTGTGTTTCCATTTATTGGTAATGCTACATTTTAATCCAAGTTGGATCTCTGTTCGGTAAAAAATTTAATCTGATAGAGGTCCAGTACCCAAACACAATCCACTATGACTCAGCAGAGTTTtcctctgtatttatttttcaagtttttccaAATTTACTCATCAGCCCAGACAACAGAAAAGCAAGATGGCTGCAGACGAGTCATTGTGACAATAAATATACTTTAAGTAAACAGTGCAGTCTCagtgtttctgtcttttctcattttacctttaaacctttatcattattttacattatgcaTAAAACCTTCAGATGCAGCTCAGTATTAAGTTTTAGACAAGAAATaaacatctaaaaacaaaaGGTAATTAACCTCATCAACCTGAAAAGCTGCAGATAACCAgctaaatcaattttttttcccttcgtACAAAGCCATTTATGAGACTAAACATGCAGCTCAGAGTGGATTTAAAAGTTTGAAGCTTAATCAATGCCAAAGCAGACAAATAGCCTAACCAAAAAGAAGTCATCAGCTGCCAAACTCTaatcagtgggctcagaaatCAGCTGTTGGAGCAGTACAAACATCAGCATGTGATATGTGCACTAACAGTAGCAAGAAGCAGAAGGCAGAGCAGCTGGTTACTCACATGCATCAGCCTCGATATTTAAAACTGTATATAACAAAGAGTAAAACCAAGCCACAAAGGCAAAAATGCAGCGCTATTTATACTGATATTGTATGTAGAAACAAACAGATTGCTGTTTGTATGTTGGATAAtactgtgttttgttgccctgaaAATCTGCAGTGTATTGTGCTGGAGTCTGTTTTGTTTAGGAGAATTTAATCATGAACTCATGCCGCCTGTGCTAACAAAAGTCCCTCAACTCCCTGCTGCAGTCTGATTTTTACTGCTTACATAACACTGCAATGAGTCTTAGACATCCCAATagaaaaacaaatgtaattTTGACTCGAAACATTTAAAGATTTGTCAGAAATATGAGAAAGGCGTCTTTTGTTTCCAGGATTAAAGAAGCAGGAGCATAATCTCATTCTCAGCATGCATTCGGTTTCTTTATTCGGTCACTGATGATTTATTATTAGGATGCACAAACACTTAGAGGGATTTAAGAACATGCTTTAAGGGCTCGACCTCAGACTGTCCACATGAAGGGTAATCACTTTGTTCACAAGGCTGCCCCGATTCCCTCAGGATGTGAAGAAACAACCACTCAGCTCTCCTTTAAACAGCTGACAAGCCAAACCGGAGGAAACATTCTCACCTCGTATTTCGGAGCTTCGTTCCATGAGTCCAGTTGGAAGGAGAAGGACAGGCCTCGAAAGTTGAGATGGAACAGCTGCTCTGCAGCATTGTAAACTggacagaaggagagaggaggaaaatgttTATGATATATGATGCTAGTGAGATTGAATGTTGGCTTAAATGAGACAccaaatgttttgtgtttgtgagttGTTAAGTACCTCCAGGGTGCGTAGCTCCAAATGACTGATCTATTTGCTCTATTGTGGGTGCAATGGCCTGAGAGTTGAAATGGACTCCActgaaacataacaaacatTTAGGAGTCAGTGATACATCGATCAACATTCATAGAGATTTTTGTATTAGATGAGGAACTATTTCCCGTGGTGTGGAATGAATTTCACTGATGATCAGTAACactaaagtttaaggaatgctTCAAAACATGCAGATCCCATTACTTAGACATCTATCAATAAACAGCTAACCAAAGGTGTTTTCATAGTGCAATTCCATGACAGCACTGGAATGAAGCTCCAATGTCTTCATGCTTTGAGACATTCATACTGATACCAAAACGTGATATTACATGTTCCTGTCTGTCAATTTACAATGCCTCTAAGCACTGTGGGAAAGTGGGTAAGCAAAGCatagtgcagtggttcccaaagtgcaCCGTGTGGCCCGCAGTGTCATTGGGGGGGGCAGGCTAAGCATcaccagctgatgacttcaaCACTGGAGAAGCAGTTCATTGATGTCCTCTCAGATTCAGTGATGTGGTTGcagttcaagtccaagacaCTGTCTGCATTTTGGACGGGAGTGGAAAAGGAGTACCAGGTGCTAGGTAGAAAAGCACTGGCCACACTACTCCATTTTGCAATGTCATACTAGTGTAAGAAAGGTTGTTCTAATGTTGCCTCAATCAGGACAAAATACTGCacaaaaccagactgagagTGACAGTCTCACAAACTGCACCAAGGACCCGAGAAGATCCGTAGCACTAAACAAGCAGACAGTTGTCATTGAAAGTACTGCAGGACTGGAagcataaatgtttgaaaatgttcccTAAGGTTTTATTTTCAGGGAACTGATCATCTTCagaaagtcagatttttaaaacttgttgTTACCTCAAAATTTTGGGGTTTGATGATGAGGTTTGTTGCAGTATTGCAATATTAAATTAGAAATTTTCAGCAAGTGGCAAGCagcagatttttgcatgttgacATGTACAGGAGGGGTAGGGGAGGCCTGAAACTATATTGTGTGTAAAAGGGGGGGCCGAAAGAAAGTCTGGGAACCACTGGCATAGCAGGAACTTCACATACACACagtcatgcacacacacagtgcAGCACTTCTctgctggctccactgatcctGTTTTCGACTCTGTAATATTTCCTTTCCTACCTATGAAGCAAGCACATTTGTAGTGAAGGAAAAAGCTAAGGGGGCATAACTATCACAGTTGTAAACTGCACTGTGAATTGAGCTAATCTATGGCAGAGACAGTATCTGTGGTAACATAAAATGTTTAGTATACACAGTGGCCATTGAAGAGATCTGTTGTAGATAAAGGCACATCACAGCTGAAAGTCCTATATGGTCTTCTTTCACCGTACATCAGCAGGTACATATTTGTACTCACCAGTATTTCAACTTTACTTTGCTCAGGTCATACACTTCAATAACCTGTTATTcagagaaatgacaaaagtcagggTGCAAACAGTGAGTCAAATGTCAGAAACAAGGAAGGAGTTGCTCAATATCTTTgccacaacaaacacacaaacatatagTAATACAAATAAACAGTTCACCTTGAGTCTCTGATTTGTGGCATCGAACAGCAGTTTAATTCCATCCTGAGTCAAATTCAGTATGAGGTCATGGCTGAGTGGCGTCTGCAGgggaaacaaaaaaactgtaaacaaaagTGCAGGTACAGGATGATGTGACCTCATGAACAGATATATCTTCTGCTTAAGCAAACACACCTTTTGTAAAGTTAAGATAAGCAAGGTGCAAACATCTAAAACATCCCACAAGCTGTTTCATGTGACAGTTTAATTT
The sequence above is a segment of the Cheilinus undulatus linkage group 9, ASM1832078v1, whole genome shotgun sequence genome. Coding sequences within it:
- the phaf1 gene encoding UPF0183 protein C16orf70 homolog isoform X2 codes for the protein MLDLEVVPERSLGNEQWEFALGMPLAQAISILQKHCRIIKNVQVLYSEQTPLSHDLILNLTQDGIKLLFDATNQRLKVIEVYDLSKVKLKYCGVHFNSQAIAPTIEQIDQSFGATHPGVYNAAEQLFHLNFRGLSFSFQLDSWNEAPKYEIPHGAMVKRMHIYTGNNLQETRAPVMPLACFLGNIYADSVDVLRDQAGPLGLKLRLLTAGCGPGVMADAKVRSIERNIYFGDSCQDVLGALGSPHKVFYKSEDKMKIHSPSPHKQVPSKCNDYFFNYFTLGVDILFDSTTHLVKKFVLHTNFPGHYNFNIYHRCDFKIPLVIKKEGADSQTEDCILTTYSKWDQIQELLGHPMEKPVVLHRSSSANNTNPFGSTFCFGLQRMIFEVMQNNHIASVTLYGAPRTTSQARPGSSSSSH
- the phaf1 gene encoding UPF0183 protein C16orf70 homolog isoform X1, with the protein product MLDLEVVPERSLGNEQWEFALGMPLAQAISILQKHCRIIKNVQVLYSEQTPLSHDLILNLTQDGIKLLFDATNQRLKVIEVYDLSKVKLKYCGVHFNSQAIAPTIEQIDQSFGATHPGVYNAAEQLFHLNFRGLSFSFQLDSWNEAPKYEPNFAMGLASLQIPHGAMVKRMHIYTGNNLQETRAPVMPLACFLGNIYADSVDVLRDQAGPLGLKLRLLTAGCGPGVMADAKVRSIERNIYFGDSCQDVLGALGSPHKVFYKSEDKMKIHSPSPHKQVPSKCNDYFFNYFTLGVDILFDSTTHLVKKFVLHTNFPGHYNFNIYHRCDFKIPLVIKKEGADSQTEDCILTTYSKWDQIQELLGHPMEKPVVLHRSSSANNTNPFGSTFCFGLQRMIFEVMQNNHIASVTLYGAPRTTSQARPGSSSSSH